Proteins encoded within one genomic window of Humulus lupulus chromosome 1, drHumLupu1.1, whole genome shotgun sequence:
- the LOC133792150 gene encoding uncharacterized protein LOC133792150 isoform X3 encodes MATLDVLQREEEFLLSPPIIDPTRGENAKSRGMSIEKKIEFLENLAGKVSNRRSRRWLNDRLLMELVPRLNAEEIRGLFSPPPWGNDVPESPFSMTNAVEWDKFRNIDMDREANFIDSLKDSPAKSKGEVDPDKMAVLNAWHRIDCRTRDALRRSSLWELIEGYEECIRAYIADSGEEDVLTLQAQDPFHRLLLHGVCEVDAFTDSPFKGNPAAVCLLEEDRDDQWLQSVAAEFNISETCYLTRLLSESESDGSSTPRFRLRWFTPVVEVVLCGHATLAAAHTLFSSGKIDSDVIEFVTLSGILTAKKVAQNNKASDDEARKGFFIELNFPSDPNAEFNSVEVSMISKALGGASVINIRRTTTLDCLIVVVPSAKAVTDLQPNFDAIGKFPGNGMIVTGIAPPESEFDFYSRCFFPQNGINEDPVTGSAYCSLASYWSKELGKCDFVAYQASPRGGVLNIHLDEHDQRVVLGGKAFTVMEGILLA; translated from the exons ATGGCGACCCTCGATGTTCTTCAGAGAGAAGAAGAATTTCTTCTTTCCCCTCCTATTATTGACCCCACAAGAG GAGAAAATGCAAAATCCCGTGGAATGTCAATTGAGAAGAAGATAGAGTTTCTTGAGAACTTGGCTGGAAAG GTTAGCAACCGAAGGTCTCGTAGGTGGTTAAATGACCGCCTTTTGATGGAACTTGTTCCACGTTTGAATGCAGAAGAAATCAGAGGCCTGTTTTCTCCACCACCTTGGG GTAATGATGTACCAGAGTCACCATTTTCCATGACTAATGCAGTAGAGTGGGACAAATTTAGGAATATAGATATGGACAGAGAG GCTAATTTTATTGATTCCCTAAAGGATTCTCCTGCAAAGAGCAAAGGTGAAGTTGATCCTGATAAGATGGCTGTATTAAATGCTTGGCATAGAATTGATTGTCGTACCAGAGATGCACTTCGGCGTAGCTCCCTTTGGGAACTAATTGAGGGCTATGAG GAGTGCATACGGGCTTACATTGCAGATAGTGGAGAGGAGGATGTCCTCACCCTTCAGGCCCAAGACCCTTTCCATAGGTTGTTGCTGCATGGTGTTTGTGAG GTGGATGCGTTCACGGACTCACCCTTTAAGGGAAACCCAGCAGCCGTTTGCTTGCTAGAGGAGGACAGAGACGACCAGTGGTTGCAATCGGTGGCAGCGGAGTTTAATATATCCGAGACTTGTTACCTGACTCGGCTGCTCTCTGAGTCGGAATCTGATGGGTCTTCAACTCCAAGGTTCCGTCTTAGATGGTTCACTCCAGTCGTTGAG GTTGTTCTTTGTGGACACGCGACATTAGCAGCTGCACATACGCTATTTTCATCTGGAAAAATAGATTCTGATGTTATTGAGTTTGTCACCTTGTCTGGAATTCTAACCGCTAAGAAAGTTGCTCAAAATAACAAGGCATCTGATGATGAAGCACGCAAAGGCTTCTTTATCGAATTGAACTTTCCTAGCGATCCAAATGCCGAATTCAATTCTGTCGAGGTTTCAATGATATCTAAGGCGTTGGGTGGTGCTTCAGTTATTAATATAAGAAGAACAACTACTTTGGATTGTCTCATT GTTGTGGTCCCATCTGCAAAAGCTGTTACAGATCTTCAGCCAAACTTTGATGCCATAGGAAAATTTCCTGGAAATGGGATGATAGTGACAGGGATAGCTCCTCCTGAGTCTGAATTCGATTTCTACAGTAGGTGCTTCTTCCCACAGAATGGAATCAATGAG GATCCTGTTACGGGGAGTGCATATTGTTCCTTGGCATCATATTGGAGTAAAGAACTGGGAAAGTGTGATTTTGTTGCATATCAG GCATCACCAAGAGGAGGGGTGTTGAATATTCATTTGGATGAACATGACCAGAGAGTGGTTTTGGGAGGAAAAGCCTTTACAGTGATGGAAGGAATACTTTTGGCttaa
- the LOC133792150 gene encoding uncharacterized protein LOC133792150 isoform X1 — protein sequence MAMKPVNYTVVDAFTDSPFKGNPAAVCLLEEDRDDQWLQSVAAEFNISETCYLTRLLSESESDGSSTPRFRLRWFTPVVEVVLCGHATLAAAHTLFSSGKIDSDVIEFVTLSGILTAKKVAQNNKASDDEARKGFFIELNFPSDPNAEFNSVEVSMISKALGGASVINIRRTTTLDCLIVVVPSAKAVTDLQPNFDAIGKFPGNGMIVTGIAPPESEFDFYSRCFFPQNGINEDPVTGSAYCSLASYWSKELGKCDFVAYQASPRGGVLNIHLDEHDQRVVLGGKAFTVMEGILLA from the exons ATGGCGATGAAACCCGTCAACTACACTGTG GTGGATGCGTTCACGGACTCACCCTTTAAGGGAAACCCAGCAGCCGTTTGCTTGCTAGAGGAGGACAGAGACGACCAGTGGTTGCAATCGGTGGCAGCGGAGTTTAATATATCCGAGACTTGTTACCTGACTCGGCTGCTCTCTGAGTCGGAATCTGATGGGTCTTCAACTCCAAGGTTCCGTCTTAGATGGTTCACTCCAGTCGTTGAG GTTGTTCTTTGTGGACACGCGACATTAGCAGCTGCACATACGCTATTTTCATCTGGAAAAATAGATTCTGATGTTATTGAGTTTGTCACCTTGTCTGGAATTCTAACCGCTAAGAAAGTTGCTCAAAATAACAAGGCATCTGATGATGAAGCACGCAAAGGCTTCTTTATCGAATTGAACTTTCCTAGCGATCCAAATGCCGAATTCAATTCTGTCGAGGTTTCAATGATATCTAAGGCGTTGGGTGGTGCTTCAGTTATTAATATAAGAAGAACAACTACTTTGGATTGTCTCATT GTTGTGGTCCCATCTGCAAAAGCTGTTACAGATCTTCAGCCAAACTTTGATGCCATAGGAAAATTTCCTGGAAATGGGATGATAGTGACAGGGATAGCTCCTCCTGAGTCTGAATTCGATTTCTACAGTAGGTGCTTCTTCCCACAGAATGGAATCAATGAG GATCCTGTTACGGGGAGTGCATATTGTTCCTTGGCATCATATTGGAGTAAAGAACTGGGAAAGTGTGATTTTGTTGCATATCAG GCATCACCAAGAGGAGGGGTGTTGAATATTCATTTGGATGAACATGACCAGAGAGTGGTTTTGGGAGGAAAAGCCTTTACAGTGATGGAAGGAATACTTTTGGCttaa
- the LOC133792150 gene encoding uncharacterized protein LOC133792150 isoform X2 → MATLDVLQREEEFLLSPPIIDPTRGENAKSRGMSIEKKIEFLENLAGKVSNRRSRRWLNDRLLMELVPRLNAEEIRGLFSPPPWGNDVPESPFSMTNAVEWDKFRNIDMDREANFIDSLKDSPAKSKGEVDPDKMAVLNAWHRIDCRTRDALRRSSLWELIEGYEECIRAYIADSGEEDVLTLQAQDPFHRLLLHGVCEFYNLDSVTVKQSEDAESSKTTRITKKKKGHVEIPSIHLSHFLRMSKEGVW, encoded by the exons ATGGCGACCCTCGATGTTCTTCAGAGAGAAGAAGAATTTCTTCTTTCCCCTCCTATTATTGACCCCACAAGAG GAGAAAATGCAAAATCCCGTGGAATGTCAATTGAGAAGAAGATAGAGTTTCTTGAGAACTTGGCTGGAAAG GTTAGCAACCGAAGGTCTCGTAGGTGGTTAAATGACCGCCTTTTGATGGAACTTGTTCCACGTTTGAATGCAGAAGAAATCAGAGGCCTGTTTTCTCCACCACCTTGGG GTAATGATGTACCAGAGTCACCATTTTCCATGACTAATGCAGTAGAGTGGGACAAATTTAGGAATATAGATATGGACAGAGAG GCTAATTTTATTGATTCCCTAAAGGATTCTCCTGCAAAGAGCAAAGGTGAAGTTGATCCTGATAAGATGGCTGTATTAAATGCTTGGCATAGAATTGATTGTCGTACCAGAGATGCACTTCGGCGTAGCTCCCTTTGGGAACTAATTGAGGGCTATGAG GAGTGCATACGGGCTTACATTGCAGATAGTGGAGAGGAGGATGTCCTCACCCTTCAGGCCCAAGACCCTTTCCATAGGTTGTTGCTGCATGGTGTTTGTGAG TTCTATAATTTGGACTCGGTGACGGTGAAACAGTCGGAAGATGCAGAGTCTTCAAAGACAACCAGGATAACAAAGAAGAAAAAGGGCCATGTTGAAATCCCAAGCATTCATCTTTCACATTTTCTAAGAATGTCCAAGGAAGGTGTTTGGTAA